The following are encoded in a window of Bradyrhizobium sp. WBOS07 genomic DNA:
- a CDS encoding PLP-dependent aminotransferase family protein, with protein sequence MSKFEYVKLADAIAVDIANGTLRPGDRLPPQRNFAYDRGIAVSTASRVYTELLRRGLVVGEVGRGTFISGDIRRKVEMPSEPAEARINFEVNYPLLPQQWAMIAKSLAGLERVDALESALRVSTSTGTRSARNAAAAYLARKDFAPQAEQIVFTANGKQSLAAALAALVPTGGRCGVEALTYPYVKSIAARLGITLVPIPMDELGARPDAIQKAHREAHLSALYLQPIIQNPLGVTMNATRRADIMRVAEKLDLTIIEDAVYGFLADDTPLAALGPDRCIVIDSLSKKVAPGLALGILVAPPRLRESVMSAVRTGGWIASGHALAAGQRLMADGTVAELTRLKRIDASRRQQTAARLLAGYQLAADPRSYHLWLTLPPHWRSQTFVAAAARRGIALTPSSTFAIAHGHAPNAVRLALAPPSFEQLDAGLRTIASLLGTKEEDLDSTE encoded by the coding sequence ATGTCCAAGTTCGAGTACGTGAAGCTTGCCGATGCCATTGCCGTAGATATCGCTAACGGCACGTTAAGGCCCGGCGACCGGCTGCCGCCGCAGCGCAATTTTGCCTATGACCGCGGCATCGCGGTCTCGACCGCGAGCCGGGTTTATACGGAGTTGCTTCGCCGCGGCCTCGTGGTCGGCGAGGTCGGCCGCGGCACCTTCATCTCCGGCGATATCAGGCGCAAGGTCGAGATGCCGAGCGAGCCGGCCGAGGCGCGGATCAATTTCGAGGTCAATTACCCGCTGCTGCCGCAGCAATGGGCGATGATCGCCAAGAGCCTCGCCGGGCTCGAGCGCGTCGATGCGCTCGAATCGGCGCTGCGCGTCTCGACCAGCACCGGTACCAGGAGCGCGCGCAATGCCGCCGCCGCCTATCTCGCGCGCAAGGATTTCGCGCCGCAGGCCGAGCAGATCGTCTTCACCGCCAACGGCAAGCAATCGCTCGCGGCCGCGCTCGCCGCGCTGGTCCCCACCGGCGGCCGCTGCGGCGTCGAGGCGCTGACCTACCCTTACGTCAAGAGCATCGCCGCTCGGCTCGGCATCACGCTGGTCCCGATCCCGATGGACGAGCTCGGCGCACGGCCCGATGCGATCCAGAAGGCGCATCGCGAGGCGCATCTGTCCGCACTGTATCTGCAGCCCATCATCCAGAACCCGCTCGGCGTCACCATGAACGCGACGCGACGCGCCGACATCATGCGTGTCGCCGAAAAGCTCGACCTCACCATCATCGAGGACGCGGTCTACGGCTTCCTCGCCGACGACACGCCGCTGGCCGCGCTCGGGCCGGACCGCTGCATCGTGATCGACAGCCTGTCCAAGAAGGTCGCGCCCGGCCTCGCCCTCGGCATCCTCGTGGCGCCGCCGCGCTTGCGCGAGAGCGTGATGAGCGCCGTCCGCACCGGCGGCTGGATCGCCTCCGGCCATGCGCTTGCGGCCGGGCAGCGGCTGATGGCCGACGGCACCGTCGCCGAGCTCACGCGGCTGAAACGCATCGATGCCTCGCGCCGTCAGCAGACCGCGGCACGGTTGCTCGCCGGCTACCAGCTCGCCGCCGACCCTCGCTCCTATCATCTGTGGCTGACGCTGCCGCCGCACTGGCGCTCGCAGACCTTCGTCGCGGCCGCGGCGCGCCGCGGCATCGCCCTGACGCCGTCCTCCACCTTCGCCATCGCCCACGGCCACGCCCCGAATGCGGTGCGCCTCGCGCTCGCCCCACCCTCGTTCGAGCAGCTCGATGCCGGCCTGCGCACGATCGCGTCGCTGCTCGGCACCAAGGAAGAGGATTTGGACTCGACGGAGTAG
- a CDS encoding ferritin-like domain-containing protein — protein MGLFTKDIKTMNDLFVHQLQDIYYAEQQLTKALPKMASKATDPQLKQGFLTHLEETKQHVARLEEVFKMHGVPVKAVDCPAIDGIIEEADETAGEVADKAVLDAALINAAQAAEHYEIVRYGSLIAWAKQLGRNDCAAVLAKTLEEEKATDHKLTTLAESKVNLRAAS, from the coding sequence ATGGGACTGTTCACAAAAGACATCAAAACCATGAACGACCTGTTCGTGCATCAGCTCCAGGACATCTATTACGCCGAGCAGCAGCTGACCAAGGCGCTGCCGAAGATGGCCAGCAAGGCCACCGATCCGCAGCTGAAACAGGGCTTTTTGACGCACCTCGAAGAGACCAAGCAGCACGTGGCGCGGCTCGAGGAAGTGTTCAAGATGCATGGCGTCCCCGTCAAGGCGGTCGACTGCCCGGCGATCGACGGCATCATCGAGGAAGCCGATGAGACCGCCGGCGAAGTTGCCGACAAGGCCGTGCTCGACGCCGCGCTGATCAACGCAGCCCAGGCCGCCGAACATTACGAGATCGTGCGTTACGGCAGCTTGATCGCCTGGGCCAAGCAGCTCGGCCGCAACGATTGCGCCGCCGTGCTCGCCAAGACGCTCGAGGAGGAAAAGGCGACCGATCATAAGCTGACCACGCTGGCCGAGAGCAAGGTGAATCTGCGCGCGGCGAGCTGA